In Saccharicrinis carchari, one genomic interval encodes:
- the pnuC gene encoding nicotinamide riboside transporter PnuC — MDFSWIEGVGTLAALVYLYFSVNQKIWLWPMGILTSAFYMAVFFDARLYADMILQVYYLVVSVVGWIIWRSRQLNEHKETTRILKTTKNRAALFLLAFGLLYGLLTFLLITVPPMLNIAASDMPYWDAFTTAASFVATWMLAKKYIEQWLIWIVVDFVSMGMYIYKGLYITVILFAIYTVMAVWGYFAWLSHLKTQQKTVQVI; from the coding sequence ATGGATTTCTCGTGGATCGAAGGGGTGGGTACTTTGGCAGCCTTGGTTTATTTGTACTTTTCGGTGAATCAAAAAATATGGCTTTGGCCTATGGGCATCCTGACCTCGGCTTTTTATATGGCTGTTTTTTTTGATGCCCGCTTATACGCCGATATGATTTTACAAGTGTATTATCTGGTGGTGAGCGTTGTAGGCTGGATAATATGGCGCAGCAGGCAGTTGAACGAGCATAAAGAAACAACACGAATTCTTAAAACAACAAAAAACAGGGCGGCCCTGTTTCTACTGGCCTTTGGCTTGCTGTATGGACTACTCACATTTTTGTTGATAACCGTACCGCCCATGCTAAACATAGCGGCCTCCGATATGCCATATTGGGATGCTTTTACTACGGCAGCCAGTTTTGTAGCTACCTGGATGTTAGCAAAAAAGTATATCGAGCAGTGGCTGATATGGATTGTAGTAGATTTTGTGTCGATGGGAATGTATATTTATAAGGGTTTGTATATCACAGTTATATTGTTTGCTATTTATACCGTCATGGCTGTTTGGGGGTATTTCGCCTGGCTCAGCCATCTTAAAACACAACAAAAAACGGTACAGGTAATTTAA
- a CDS encoding BamA/TamA family outer membrane protein: MLNIEFTQKRYLLLLCVFFMLCSPPTCIYAQSPVTATDTIKQKDKSLQYYLKQQSENSLVYKKLYEWLVVSKDSNIFKSDLLSEFDKENAKYNHKVISSIKIKQVSPFAKSILDTLGITTNRLEERLSKLRFETKESIIKNNLTFKNGEFVKGQNLKDSERLLRSLNFITDALIVVEPASTDTSLVNVLVITQDSYPYGGLLSLSGTYPRLGFYSRNVLGFGLEMGHELNTRPTKNRSFGIYEYLRWQNIYGSYFTLKAEVKDQHDVHFYTIGAQKDFFIPEIKYAGGFNIHRNYAMDTNPISFPAGYHNNYDYLIQDYWAGKSIMTNAENFFNRSSLTFNAQALFSKYYALSDSMRQLPRYLPNQSLFGSVSFSKRDFYKNQLIYNYGRTEDVPYGFIGALSFGFNHNEIKNRLFAGAHFSSGKALIPNKGYLFLSGDLQSFFYRKKPEDSRLKLKAQYISSLKKVGLHRWRAFLSADYVKGYHNSYPNYLYISESRQGIKAFNSKALWGTEKMVVSAESILFSSRELLGFKMAFFGFYDMGWISNGKSVFRNKPFYSLGGGFRIRNDNLVINTIQIQLAYFPRVPPQGTLFDFRMSTEQVNSFKQLAPRKPYVDVYK, encoded by the coding sequence ATGTTAAACATTGAATTTACACAAAAAAGGTACCTGCTACTGCTTTGTGTATTTTTTATGCTGTGTAGCCCACCTACATGTATTTATGCCCAATCGCCTGTTACAGCTACCGACACCATCAAGCAAAAAGATAAGAGCCTCCAATATTATTTAAAGCAGCAATCGGAAAACAGCCTTGTTTACAAAAAGCTATATGAATGGTTGGTAGTTTCAAAGGATTCCAACATATTTAAAAGTGATTTACTTTCGGAATTCGACAAAGAAAATGCCAAGTACAACCACAAGGTAATTAGCAGCATAAAAATAAAACAGGTATCACCATTTGCCAAGAGCATTCTGGATACGCTGGGCATTACTACCAATCGCCTAGAAGAACGATTGAGCAAGTTGCGTTTCGAAACTAAAGAGAGCATTATAAAAAACAACCTTACCTTTAAAAACGGTGAGTTTGTAAAAGGACAAAATTTAAAGGACAGTGAGCGGCTGTTACGTTCTTTAAATTTTATAACCGATGCGTTGATTGTTGTTGAACCTGCTTCCACAGATACCTCATTGGTGAATGTTTTGGTGATAACGCAGGACAGCTACCCCTATGGCGGCCTGCTTTCACTATCGGGCACCTATCCACGCCTGGGCTTTTACAGCCGCAATGTTTTGGGTTTCGGATTAGAGATGGGGCATGAACTAAACACCAGACCCACCAAAAACAGGAGCTTTGGCATTTATGAATACTTGCGTTGGCAAAATATTTATGGTTCTTATTTTACATTAAAAGCCGAAGTAAAAGACCAGCACGATGTGCATTTTTATACTATTGGTGCGCAAAAAGATTTTTTTATCCCCGAGATAAAATATGCCGGCGGCTTTAACATCCACCGCAATTATGCCATGGATACAAACCCAATATCGTTTCCTGCAGGCTATCACAACAATTATGATTATTTAATACAGGATTACTGGGCGGGTAAATCTATAATGACCAATGCCGAGAACTTTTTTAACAGATCCAGCCTCACCTTTAACGCACAAGCTTTATTTTCGAAATATTATGCTTTAAGCGACTCCATGAGGCAACTACCACGATACCTACCCAACCAATCCTTGTTTGGATCTGTATCTTTCTCGAAACGTGATTTTTATAAAAATCAATTGATATACAACTATGGGCGAACCGAGGATGTGCCCTATGGATTTATTGGAGCTTTGAGTTTTGGCTTTAACCATAACGAAATTAAGAACCGACTTTTTGCCGGTGCCCATTTTTCTTCAGGCAAGGCGCTTATACCCAATAAAGGCTACTTATTTTTAAGCGGCGACTTACAATCTTTTTTTTACCGCAAAAAACCGGAGGATTCGAGGCTAAAACTTAAAGCGCAATATATTTCGTCGTTAAAAAAAGTTGGTTTACACCGTTGGCGTGCCTTTCTTTCTGCCGATTACGTAAAGGGATACCATAATAGCTACCCCAATTATCTTTACATCAGCGAGTCCAGGCAAGGCATAAAGGCATTCAATAGCAAAGCCCTTTGGGGTACGGAAAAGATGGTGGTCAGTGCCGAAAGCATCCTTTTTTCGAGCAGGGAGCTATTGGGGTTTAAAATGGCCTTTTTCGGATTTTATGATATGGGTTGGATATCAAATGGCAAAAGCGTATTCAGAAACAAGCCCTTTTATTCGTTGGGTGGCGGCTTTAGAATACGAAACGACAATTTGGTTATCAACACCATACAAATACAACTGGCCTATTTTCCGCGTGTACCACCGCAGGGTACTTTATTTGACTTTAGAATGAGCACGGAACAAGTAAATAGTTTTAAGCAACTTGCTCCGCGCAAACCGTATGTTGATGTTTATAAATAA
- a CDS encoding S9 family peptidase — MKRLYFALVFISIAVFASAQELKKLNLEEVIAGGKNYRNFIPEYKNISFRGNTDELVLNESDSIYLMAGYQEKTLLFCITEINKLLQEKGLRETKNLWNIQWLNMELFWLNNGNSIVVFNSVLKTIDYHIHFPDEAKNIDFNPKAQAIVYNYKHNLYVARRNQEPVLVAKGSDKGIVVGQSVHRNEFGINKGVFWAPSGKFLAFYRMDETMVTDYPLVNINTRVAEVKNIKYPMAGMDSHWVSLGVYDLENDNVVFMSTGEPREKYLTNIAWSGDEKNILIAELNRGQDNMKLNVYDSRSGEWIKQLFQEKSDTWVEPENPPLFIPDGKNGFTNRFIWQSERDGFNHLYLYDLDKGLHKQLTKGSWVVTKVLGFDANNKHLFFESTKDGGALNRNLYQVALRNGKITRITSGDGMHATRLSSSGAKAIDVFSNVDTPREISVIDIKERSTEILHRAKNPFDGYEMGNIVMDTLYSADGKTELYSRMILPPNFDATKKYPVVVYVYGGPHAQLVKNSWLGGARMWQVYMAQQGYIAFTMDNRGTPYRGCEFEKVIHRQLGEAEVADQMEGVKYLKSLPYVDADRIGVHGWSYGGFMTINLMQKYPGVFKVGVSGGPVTDWKYYEIMYGERYMDTPDENKEGYMGSNLNERTNDIQGRLLLIHGAMDPVVVWQHSLYFLQQCVKNRKQVDYFVYPGHEHNVLGPDRVHLMQKVTNYFNDFL, encoded by the coding sequence ATGAAAAGATTATACTTCGCGCTAGTATTCATTTCAATAGCGGTTTTTGCGTCTGCACAAGAACTCAAAAAATTGAATTTGGAGGAGGTAATAGCAGGTGGAAAAAATTATCGAAATTTTATACCGGAATATAAAAATATCAGCTTCCGGGGCAATACAGACGAACTGGTATTGAATGAATCGGATAGCATATATCTGATGGCGGGTTACCAAGAGAAAACTTTATTGTTTTGTATTACCGAAATAAACAAATTACTACAAGAAAAGGGTTTAAGGGAAACAAAAAACTTGTGGAATATTCAGTGGTTAAACATGGAGCTGTTTTGGCTTAACAATGGCAATAGCATTGTAGTGTTTAACAGCGTATTAAAAACGATAGACTATCATATCCATTTTCCTGATGAGGCAAAAAATATAGATTTTAACCCTAAGGCACAAGCAATAGTGTATAATTATAAGCACAACTTATATGTTGCCCGGCGTAATCAAGAACCGGTTTTAGTTGCCAAAGGTTCCGACAAAGGGATAGTGGTAGGTCAATCGGTACATCGTAACGAGTTTGGTATAAACAAAGGTGTATTTTGGGCACCTTCGGGTAAGTTCTTAGCTTTTTATCGGATGGACGAAACAATGGTAACAGATTACCCTTTGGTAAACATTAATACCAGGGTGGCCGAAGTAAAAAATATTAAATATCCAATGGCAGGGATGGATAGCCACTGGGTGAGCTTGGGTGTATATGATTTGGAAAATGACAACGTGGTTTTTATGAGCACTGGCGAACCCAGGGAAAAGTACCTGACCAATATTGCCTGGAGTGGCGACGAAAAAAATATTTTAATTGCCGAGCTTAACAGGGGGCAGGACAATATGAAGCTGAATGTGTACGACAGCCGGTCGGGTGAGTGGATCAAGCAGTTGTTCCAGGAAAAGAGTGATACATGGGTGGAACCCGAGAATCCGCCGTTGTTTATTCCGGACGGTAAAAATGGTTTTACTAATCGTTTTATTTGGCAAAGCGAACGCGACGGTTTCAACCATTTATATTTGTACGACTTGGATAAAGGTTTGCATAAGCAGCTTACTAAAGGGAGTTGGGTGGTAACTAAAGTGTTGGGTTTTGATGCGAACAACAAACATTTGTTCTTTGAAAGTACCAAAGATGGTGGAGCCTTAAACAGAAACTTATATCAGGTAGCCTTACGCAACGGAAAAATTACGCGTATCACTTCGGGCGATGGTATGCATGCTACCAGGTTGAGCTCCTCCGGAGCCAAGGCCATTGATGTTTTTTCGAATGTGGATACACCGAGGGAGATAAGTGTTATTGATATAAAAGAACGTTCGACCGAAATATTGCATCGAGCCAAAAATCCTTTTGATGGTTACGAAATGGGTAATATAGTGATGGATACGCTGTACTCCGCCGATGGAAAAACAGAATTGTATAGCCGAATGATACTGCCGCCTAATTTTGATGCCACAAAAAAATATCCTGTTGTGGTATACGTGTATGGTGGGCCTCATGCCCAATTGGTTAAAAACAGCTGGCTAGGCGGTGCCCGTATGTGGCAGGTTTATATGGCTCAGCAGGGGTATATTGCTTTTACCATGGATAACAGAGGCACGCCTTACCGGGGTTGTGAGTTTGAAAAAGTAATACATCGTCAGCTGGGCGAAGCCGAAGTGGCCGATCAAATGGAGGGAGTTAAATACCTTAAATCGTTGCCTTACGTTGATGCCGATAGGATAGGCGTGCATGGATGGAGTTATGGTGGTTTTATGACCATCAATCTCATGCAAAAGTACCCCGGAGTATTTAAGGTAGGTGTGTCGGGCGGTCCGGTAACGGATTGGAAATACTATGAGATAATGTATGGCGAAAGATATATGGATACCCCGGACGAGAACAAAGAAGGGTACATGGGCTCCAACCTAAATGAGCGAACAAATGATATACAGGGGCGCTTGTTGCTTATCCATGGAGCCATGGATCCCGTAGTGGTTTGGCAGCACAGTTTGTATTTTCTGCAGCAATGTGTTAAAAATCGTAAGCAGGTCGATTACTTCGTTTACCCGGGACACGAGCACAATGTGCTGGGTCCCGATCGTGTGCACCTGATGCAAAAGGTGACCAATTATTTTAATGATTTTTTATAA
- a CDS encoding ATP-binding cassette domain-containing protein translates to MSEGILKALMQLFALIAFPQKDNESRRLIVKNFLGQQLNKTMVEEYLAIYESHYQDHASKLKKLQQTETSRTTLSANSVKALRISHAINKELTHYQKLIVIIRLIEFLKSGVEISTFERDFVSTIAQTFHINDAEYTLMEHFVISDHKLTIDNRNVLIINNKPENERNNARHLVWDYVKNEIKILRIKSAGLYLLKTDDTIDISINGQLLSPNRIHVLTPGCSIRTKRSNPIYYSDIVGTYTHDNITTPIHFTAQNISYRFNNKTMGVQTMSLSSQSGKLVGIMGTSGAGKTTLTNILSGIYTPYTGKVLINGVDIHNSNKTDGLIGYVSQDDLLMENLTVYQNLLYNAKLCFGDYSEFKIQRRVLNLLNSLGLAEIKDMKVGSPLNKKISGGQRKRLNIALELIREPAVLFLDEPTSGLSSRDSDNIIDLLKELAQKGKLIFIVIHQPSSDIFKMFNQLLVLDEGGYLIYDGNPVESITYFKSSVKQANRQESECNTCGNVNPEQVLNIITSQVIDEYGSFTHNRKIAPTEWHERFKADKKPVNPTVEKSAVELPKINFKVPNKFKQFMVFVKRDILSKLSNRQYLLINLLETPVLALLLSSIIKYYNVNALNDQGYVFQNNPNVVIYIIMLVIIAIFVGLTVSAEEIISDRKILKREAFLNLSRFSYLLSKVFILIIISAVQTFLLVIIGNSIIEIKGMFFEYWLILFSVSIFSNLLGLNISDSFKQAVNIYILIPFLIIPQIILSGVFISYDNLNPSYTKPDSIPWFGEIITARWAFEALAVHQFTENDFEKQFYLYDKIKSVAHFKKEYWVPALEAKLEYCRNKIRSNESLKDANNQLMDGLALLKNEIIAENKSALIKQDIPFVEKLSPAKFNEAAYRDVKSYLKEKKSTYRRLFNSTDESLDRRKKKMTGSNANRDSLNQLKRDYFNLELERYVRNSNHIFSDKIIEYKGRLVQKSDPIFKEPESKWLKAHFLSPYKRFGTLQINTLWANLIVIWLFNLFLFFTLQSALLKKLMGQMSGLYQLLKRNGGNE, encoded by the coding sequence ATGAGCGAAGGGATATTAAAAGCACTAATGCAATTGTTTGCGTTAATTGCCTTTCCTCAAAAGGACAATGAGTCGCGTAGGCTCATTGTTAAAAACTTTCTCGGTCAGCAGCTGAACAAGACAATGGTGGAGGAGTATCTTGCCATTTACGAATCGCATTATCAGGATCACGCATCAAAATTAAAAAAACTACAACAAACCGAAACCTCCAGGACAACGCTAAGTGCGAACTCTGTTAAGGCCTTACGCATTTCTCACGCCATCAATAAAGAGCTTACACACTACCAAAAACTGATTGTTATCATTCGCTTGATAGAGTTTTTAAAATCGGGCGTAGAGATAAGTACCTTTGAACGTGATTTTGTAAGCACAATAGCCCAAACATTTCATATTAATGATGCCGAATATACTTTGATGGAGCACTTTGTGATAAGTGATCATAAACTTACCATCGACAACAGAAACGTACTTATCATTAACAACAAACCAGAAAACGAAAGAAACAATGCCCGTCATCTGGTGTGGGACTATGTTAAAAACGAAATTAAAATATTGCGTATTAAATCGGCCGGACTGTATTTGTTAAAAACAGATGATACGATTGATATCAGTATTAACGGACAATTACTGAGCCCCAATAGAATACACGTTTTAACGCCGGGCTGCTCTATCCGCACTAAACGCAGTAACCCTATTTATTACAGCGATATCGTAGGCACATATACCCACGACAACATAACTACACCTATCCATTTTACAGCGCAAAACATATCGTACCGTTTTAACAATAAAACCATGGGTGTACAAACCATGAGTTTAAGCAGTCAATCCGGGAAACTGGTGGGCATAATGGGCACCAGTGGCGCAGGGAAGACCACCCTCACCAATATATTGAGTGGCATATACACCCCTTACACCGGAAAGGTATTGATTAATGGTGTGGACATACACAACAGCAACAAAACCGACGGACTGATAGGCTATGTATCGCAGGACGATTTGTTAATGGAAAACCTGACTGTATACCAAAACCTGTTGTACAATGCCAAGCTTTGTTTTGGCGATTACAGTGAGTTTAAAATACAACGGCGAGTACTTAATCTCCTTAACTCACTTGGCCTTGCCGAAATAAAAGACATGAAGGTAGGCTCGCCGCTCAACAAAAAAATAAGCGGTGGGCAACGAAAACGACTTAACATTGCCCTGGAGTTGATTCGCGAACCGGCTGTATTGTTTTTAGATGAACCCACATCGGGACTGTCGTCGCGAGATTCGGATAATATTATCGATTTGTTAAAAGAGCTGGCACAGAAGGGAAAACTCATTTTTATAGTAATTCATCAACCATCGAGCGATATTTTTAAAATGTTTAACCAGCTTTTGGTGCTCGATGAAGGAGGGTATCTTATATACGACGGCAACCCGGTAGAGAGCATTACTTATTTTAAAAGCAGCGTAAAACAAGCTAACCGGCAGGAGAGTGAATGCAATACCTGCGGCAACGTGAATCCCGAACAAGTGCTGAACATCATCACTTCGCAGGTGATAGATGAGTACGGATCGTTTACACACAATCGTAAAATAGCCCCTACCGAATGGCACGAAAGGTTTAAAGCCGATAAAAAACCGGTAAACCCCACCGTAGAAAAATCAGCTGTTGAACTACCTAAAATAAACTTTAAAGTACCCAACAAATTCAAGCAGTTTATGGTGTTTGTTAAACGCGATATACTGTCCAAACTATCCAATCGACAATACCTGCTCATCAATTTATTAGAAACGCCGGTATTGGCCTTGCTGCTGTCCTCCATTATAAAATATTATAATGTAAATGCGCTGAACGATCAAGGTTATGTTTTCCAAAACAACCCCAACGTCGTGATATATATTATCATGTTGGTTATAATTGCCATTTTTGTGGGTTTAACGGTAAGTGCAGAAGAAATCATAAGCGACCGAAAGATATTAAAACGAGAGGCCTTCCTTAACCTGAGCCGTTTTAGCTACCTGTTGTCCAAGGTTTTTATTCTGATCATCATATCTGCTGTACAAACATTTCTGCTCGTTATTATTGGAAACAGCATTATTGAAATTAAAGGGATGTTTTTTGAATACTGGCTAATTCTTTTTAGCGTTTCAATATTTTCTAACCTACTGGGACTTAACATATCCGACAGCTTCAAACAAGCCGTTAACATCTACATACTAATACCATTTTTAATTATACCGCAAATTATTTTATCGGGTGTATTTATCAGCTATGATAATTTAAACCCCTCCTATACAAAACCTGACTCGATACCCTGGTTTGGCGAAATAATCACCGCCCGATGGGCTTTTGAAGCCTTGGCAGTTCATCAGTTCACAGAAAACGACTTTGAAAAACAATTTTATTTATACGATAAAATAAAAAGCGTAGCGCACTTTAAAAAAGAATATTGGGTACCTGCTCTTGAAGCAAAACTTGAGTACTGCCGAAATAAAATACGATCTAACGAAAGTTTAAAAGATGCCAACAACCAGCTGATGGACGGACTGGCATTGTTGAAAAATGAAATTATTGCCGAAAACAAGAGTGCACTTATTAAACAAGACATCCCATTTGTGGAGAAGCTATCCCCCGCCAAATTTAACGAAGCAGCTTACCGTGATGTTAAAAGTTATTTAAAGGAAAAGAAAAGTACCTATAGAAGATTATTCAACAGTACGGACGAGAGCCTGGATCGGAGAAAAAAGAAGATGACCGGCAGTAATGCTAACCGCGATTCGTTAAATCAATTAAAGCGAGATTATTTTAATTTAGAGCTGGAACGCTATGTACGTAACTCTAACCATATATTTTCCGATAAAATAATAGAGTACAAAGGCCGTCTGGTGCAAAAATCAGATCCTATTTTTAAGGAGCCGGAAAGCAAATGGCTAAAAGCTCATTTCCTTAGCCCTTACAAACGCTTTGGTACACTACAAATTAACACCTTATGGGCTAACCTAATTGTTATATGGCTGTTTAACTTGTTTTTATTTTTTACGCTTCAATCGGCTTTACTTAAAAAACTAATGGGCCAAATGTCGGGATTATATCAATTGCTGAAACGAAATGGTGGGAATGAATAG
- the epsC gene encoding serine O-acetyltransferase EpsC, whose amino-acid sequence MTIFKYPKEIQKTIAALSRESSYKEVCHRHFFEHPMPSGDKLAKIVNLIREIIFPGYFGDSPVRSESIHYYLGVNTERLFELLNNQILAGLCFQCDDDSAQRLVDHKEKAYDITKKLVTLLPELRRVLTTDVEAAFVGDPAAKSTGEVIFCYPAIRAISSYRVAHALGKLEVPVIPRMIAEMAHSETGIDIHPSAQIGEYFTIDHGTGVVIGATSIIGKNVKLYQGVTLGAKSFPLDEDGNPIKGIARHPIVEDDVVIYSQATILGRITVGKGSVIGGNVWVTNNVPPYSKIIQFKPRDAFYAEGGGI is encoded by the coding sequence ATGACTATTTTTAAATACCCGAAAGAAATACAGAAAACCATTGCAGCGCTTTCGCGCGAAAGTTCGTATAAAGAGGTATGCCACAGACATTTTTTTGAGCACCCCATGCCCTCAGGCGATAAGTTGGCCAAGATAGTGAACTTGATACGCGAAATTATTTTTCCTGGTTATTTTGGAGATTCCCCGGTTCGCTCAGAAAGTATACATTATTATTTGGGAGTAAACACCGAGCGACTTTTCGAATTGCTTAACAACCAAATATTGGCCGGTTTATGCTTTCAGTGCGACGACGATAGTGCGCAAAGGTTGGTGGATCACAAGGAAAAAGCTTATGATATCACTAAAAAGTTGGTGACTTTGTTACCTGAGTTGAGGCGGGTACTTACCACCGATGTTGAAGCTGCTTTCGTGGGCGACCCGGCAGCCAAGAGCACGGGCGAAGTTATTTTTTGTTACCCTGCCATACGTGCTATTTCCAGCTATCGCGTGGCACATGCCCTTGGTAAGTTAGAGGTCCCGGTTATACCCAGGATGATAGCGGAAATGGCCCATTCCGAAACGGGAATAGATATTCACCCCTCGGCACAGATCGGAGAGTACTTTACCATTGACCATGGCACAGGGGTAGTTATTGGGGCAACATCAATCATTGGTAAAAATGTAAAACTTTATCAAGGTGTAACTTTGGGGGCAAAAAGCTTTCCGCTCGATGAAGACGGCAACCCGATTAAAGGCATAGCACGTCATCCCATAGTTGAAGATGATGTGGTGATTTATTCGCAGGCCACCATATTGGGACGTATCACAGTTGGTAAAGGGTCGGTTATTGGTGGTAACGTCTGGGTTACCAACAATGTTCCACCCTACTCTAAAATTATTCAGTTTAAACCACGCGATGCTTTTTATGCCGAAGGCGGCGGCATTTAG
- a CDS encoding DUF1987 domain-containing protein yields the protein METIVREGTPKTPSIRFDGEKGIIEIKGRSIPENSIEFYKPLIDWLEEYSAQDQDQTAVNVQLEYFNTSSSKCILDLFKKLEGLYKKGQKVEVNWYYEEDDEDMFEAGEDYQSIINIPFKMIEMEE from the coding sequence ATGGAAACAATTGTACGAGAGGGAACACCTAAAACCCCGTCGATCAGGTTCGACGGCGAAAAGGGAATTATTGAAATAAAAGGACGTTCAATCCCAGAAAATTCAATTGAGTTTTACAAACCGCTAATTGACTGGTTAGAGGAATATAGCGCTCAGGATCAGGATCAAACGGCAGTTAATGTGCAGCTTGAATATTTTAACACGAGCTCCTCGAAATGTATACTTGATTTATTTAAAAAACTCGAAGGGCTTTATAAAAAAGGACAAAAGGTGGAGGTAAATTGGTATTACGAAGAGGACGACGAAGATATGTTTGAGGCTGGCGAAGATTACCAATCAATTATTAATATTCCATTTAAAATGATAGAGATGGAAGAATAA
- a CDS encoding SiaB family protein kinase translates to MAFNIKQWYNEKLEGEILLNFNGNITPELITEALDTIEKSLNLKNEKFKVRKKVYNVFVECLQNLYHHVDVPPVDLDLGQHRNFGVIILSKDGPFYRISTGNFVNRDKISLIKDRIDQVNSLTDKEVRMLYLDIMGNGEFSDLGGGGLGMLDIVRKTGNKLEYYFYKYNDHHIFFSLDVYIS, encoded by the coding sequence ATGGCATTTAACATTAAGCAGTGGTATAACGAAAAATTGGAGGGAGAGATTCTGCTCAACTTCAATGGCAATATTACTCCTGAACTTATTACAGAAGCGCTCGATACCATTGAGAAAAGCCTCAACCTGAAAAATGAAAAATTTAAGGTGAGAAAAAAAGTGTACAATGTATTTGTTGAATGCTTGCAAAACTTGTATCATCATGTGGATGTGCCGCCTGTAGATCTGGATTTGGGGCAACATCGTAATTTTGGTGTGATTATCTTGAGCAAAGACGGCCCTTTTTACAGAATTTCGACCGGTAATTTTGTGAACAGAGATAAAATAAGCTTGATAAAAGACAGAATAGATCAGGTAAACTCCCTTACAGATAAAGAAGTACGTATGCTCTACTTGGATATTATGGGTAACGGTGAGTTTTCGGACCTGGGCGGTGGAGGCCTTGGTATGTTGGATATAGTTAGAAAAACAGGAAATAAATTGGAGTACTATTTTTATAAGTACAACGATCATCATATATTTTTTTCATTAGACGTTTATATTAGTTAG
- a CDS encoding AAA family ATPase: MKIVLTGPECVGKSTLSGQLAHIYKGDHVKEFAREYVENLKRPYRYNDVVAIAKQQLKEYDDRTDRARYCFFDTYLIVTKVWFMQVFNKLPGWFEEELAKRPVDFYLLLKNDITWQPDGVRENKDKRTFLFNLYKTELERYGYAYKIIEGKGEKRLTNAFEAIEERFKKIII, translated from the coding sequence ATGAAAATTGTTTTAACAGGGCCGGAGTGTGTAGGCAAATCAACCTTGTCCGGGCAATTGGCCCATATTTATAAAGGAGACCATGTAAAAGAATTTGCACGGGAATATGTTGAAAATTTAAAACGGCCGTATCGCTATAACGATGTAGTTGCCATCGCGAAGCAGCAGTTAAAGGAGTACGACGATAGAACCGATAGGGCCAGATACTGTTTTTTCGATACCTACCTTATTGTTACCAAAGTTTGGTTTATGCAGGTATTTAATAAATTGCCCGGCTGGTTTGAAGAGGAGCTGGCAAAACGGCCGGTTGATTTTTATTTATTGCTGAAAAACGATATAACCTGGCAACCCGACGGGGTACGGGAAAACAAAGATAAAAGGACTTTTCTTTTTAATTTATACAAAACCGAATTGGAGAGATATGGTTATGCCTATAAAATTATTGAAGGTAAGGGTGAAAAAAGACTCACTAATGCGTTTGAAGCTATTGAAGAAAGGTTTAAAAAAATTATAATATGA